The Salegentibacter mishustinae genome includes a window with the following:
- a CDS encoding OstA-like protein — protein MKKIILFLVFAILSFPSLIQAQEAKEIDYSADRNIQDQKYPGAFVLSKVENQVYFKHEGIEVWCDLAIHYKEENFFRAFGNVRMQQGDTVKLNSNYAEYNGNSQFAFASGDVVMKRPQTTLESDSLFFDRLKQQAYYRSGGKVIDTGGVITSNIGRYYMEQDKYSFVSDVVLTNPEYIINSEQLDFYGETGHAYLYGPSTIESETSTVYCERGFYDTRGDTGYFVKNSRIDYNNRTVKGDSLYFNRNTNFASATNNIRVIDTINKSVVTGHYAEVFRDKDSVFITKRAVAASVQDKDSLFIHGDTIMITGKPDKRIIRGFYDVRLFKSDMSGKSDSVHINQETGLTKMINITKGPISSVDKRRSPVLWSGLSQMTGDTIHLQSNTKTEQLDSMRVFNNAFLIQKDTIEGYNQVKGMDLVGLFEDNELYQVDINKNTETLYYSRNSEQELIGINKTLSSSIKILFEEQEIQEIYYYQNVDGNLTPEEDFPVNVRQLLGFNWRGDERLLTKEDLFKGKPEPDLVKIQGISLPEESEEFFDEREEGDDLLLNDKSRLKPEDLQNRAKDSIPQLKEPQNLLDAIDDDTKTEAEDLQERVKDSIPQLKKPQSLLRAEKDNGAEPETKENKDE, from the coding sequence TTGAAAAAAATCATCCTTTTCTTAGTATTTGCAATTTTGTCTTTTCCTTCTTTAATCCAGGCTCAGGAAGCTAAAGAGATTGATTATAGTGCTGATAGAAATATCCAGGATCAAAAATACCCGGGAGCCTTTGTATTGAGTAAAGTAGAGAACCAGGTTTATTTTAAACACGAAGGCATAGAGGTTTGGTGTGATCTCGCCATTCATTATAAAGAGGAAAATTTCTTTAGAGCCTTCGGAAATGTTAGAATGCAACAGGGCGATACGGTAAAGCTTAATAGTAATTATGCCGAATATAATGGGAACTCCCAGTTTGCTTTTGCCAGTGGTGATGTAGTGATGAAGCGGCCACAAACCACTTTAGAATCAGACAGTTTATTCTTTGACCGCCTAAAACAACAGGCTTATTATAGAAGTGGCGGAAAAGTGATAGATACCGGCGGAGTTATTACCAGCAATATAGGTAGATATTATATGGAACAGGATAAATATTCATTTGTTTCAGACGTGGTGCTTACCAATCCTGAGTATATAATTAATTCTGAACAACTAGATTTTTACGGCGAAACCGGACACGCTTATCTTTATGGGCCTTCTACTATAGAAAGTGAGACCAGCACCGTCTATTGTGAACGCGGTTTTTATGATACGCGTGGTGATACAGGCTATTTTGTGAAAAATTCGAGGATAGATTATAACAATAGAACAGTGAAAGGCGACAGTCTTTATTTTAACAGGAATACCAATTTTGCTTCCGCCACCAACAATATTAGGGTTATAGATACTATTAATAAGAGCGTCGTCACCGGGCATTATGCGGAAGTCTTTAGAGACAAAGATTCCGTTTTTATCACTAAAAGAGCGGTTGCTGCCAGCGTTCAGGATAAGGATTCGCTTTTTATTCACGGCGATACTATTATGATTACCGGGAAACCAGACAAACGTATAATTCGCGGGTTTTATGATGTTCGACTTTTTAAAAGCGATATGAGCGGAAAAAGTGATTCGGTTCATATTAACCAGGAAACCGGATTAACCAAAATGATCAATATTACCAAAGGACCTATTTCTTCTGTAGACAAAAGACGAAGCCCCGTACTTTGGAGCGGACTTAGCCAAATGACCGGTGATACCATTCATCTGCAAAGCAATACCAAAACAGAACAACTGGATTCTATGCGGGTTTTTAATAATGCCTTTTTAATTCAGAAAGACACTATAGAAGGTTATAACCAGGTAAAAGGAATGGATCTGGTAGGCTTGTTTGAAGATAATGAATTGTACCAGGTAGATATTAATAAGAATACCGAAACACTTTATTACAGCCGAAATAGCGAGCAGGAACTTATAGGAATAAATAAAACTCTTTCCAGTTCTATAAAAATCTTATTTGAAGAACAGGAAATTCAGGAGATCTATTACTATCAAAATGTAGATGGAAATTTAACTCCGGAAGAAGATTTTCCTGTAAATGTTCGGCAATTATTAGGTTTTAACTGGCGTGGAGACGAAAGGTTACTTACCAAAGAAGATCTTTTTAAGGGAAAACCTGAACCCGATCTGGTGAAAATTCAAGGAATATCTTTACCCGAAGAATCGGAAGAATTTTTTGATGAACGTGAGGAAGGAGATGACCTGCTCTTAAATGATAAGTCCAGGCTAAAACCTGAAGATCTTCAAAACAGGGCAAAAGATAGTATTCCACAACTAAAAGAACCACAGAACTTGCTAGATGCTATAGATGACGATACTAAAACTGAAGCTGAAGATTTACAGGAGAGAGTAAAAGATTCTATTCCTCAATTAAAGAAACCCCAGTCGCTTCTAAGAGCTGAAAAAGATAATGGGGCCGAACCTGAAACTAAAGAGAATAAGGATGAATAA
- a CDS encoding tetratricopeptide repeat protein — protein MQLSHNDENNFSLSRFESMLKTNDVLFFDSAEFEDIINYYLENGKFALAKKAVKLGLAQHPTSTNLKLFKIEILVFEDKLDVAESMLTELQQLESSNEEVYIQKAQILSKRDRHAKAIEVLEMALDITLDPAEIYSLIGMEHLFLEDFENAKFSFMKCLEADEEDYSALYNIMYCFDFLDQKTEAIEYLNMYLDKNPYCEVAWHQVGKQYFDLKDYEKALSAFDFAIISDDYFIGAYLEKGKVLEKLGRYHEAIENYRLTLELDDPTSFAYLRIGKCFEKLGLNELALKHYKDCVHEDPLLDKGWIAITDFYIKKRNYQKALYYINKAINIDEENVLYWKRYAKINNRLKFYEEAERGYKKSLDLGNYELETWIRRCDILIDLGEFDTAIQNLNQALEFYPDTAEIEFRLAGLYFSHNEGEKAYFHLNKGLKLDAEYYIVIEELFPQIFNRKSVKQIINSFINLS, from the coding sequence ATGCAATTAAGCCATAACGACGAAAACAATTTCTCACTTTCCCGATTTGAATCCATGCTTAAAACAAATGATGTTTTATTCTTTGATTCAGCAGAATTTGAGGACATTATTAATTATTATTTAGAGAACGGGAAATTTGCACTGGCTAAAAAGGCAGTTAAATTAGGCCTGGCTCAACATCCAACTTCTACAAACTTAAAGCTCTTTAAAATTGAGATTCTGGTTTTTGAAGATAAACTGGATGTAGCCGAATCTATGCTTACCGAATTACAACAATTAGAATCTTCTAACGAAGAAGTATATATACAAAAAGCACAAATTCTTTCTAAAAGAGATCGCCACGCTAAGGCCATAGAGGTTTTGGAAATGGCGCTTGATATTACCCTGGATCCTGCCGAAATTTACTCGCTAATTGGGATGGAACACCTGTTTCTTGAAGATTTTGAAAATGCGAAGTTCAGCTTTATGAAGTGTTTGGAGGCCGATGAAGAAGATTATTCGGCACTATACAATATTATGTACTGCTTTGATTTTCTGGATCAAAAAACCGAAGCCATCGAATACCTGAATATGTATTTAGATAAAAATCCTTACTGCGAGGTAGCCTGGCACCAGGTAGGAAAACAATATTTTGATCTAAAAGATTATGAAAAGGCTTTATCGGCTTTCGATTTTGCAATAATTAGTGACGATTATTTTATTGGTGCTTACCTTGAAAAAGGAAAAGTACTGGAGAAATTGGGCCGTTACCACGAAGCCATAGAAAACTACCGTTTAACTTTAGAGTTAGACGACCCTACTTCTTTTGCTTATTTACGAATCGGAAAATGTTTCGAAAAACTTGGTTTAAACGAGCTTGCACTTAAACATTATAAAGATTGCGTTCACGAAGATCCGCTTTTGGATAAAGGCTGGATTGCGATCACCGATTTTTATATCAAAAAGAGAAACTACCAGAAGGCGCTTTACTATATCAACAAAGCGATAAATATAGACGAAGAAAACGTGCTTTACTGGAAGCGCTACGCTAAAATAAATAACCGCTTAAAGTTTTACGAAGAAGCAGAGCGGGGTTATAAAAAAAGTCTGGATCTTGGAAACTACGAATTAGAAACCTGGATTAGACGTTGCGATATCTTAATAGACCTTGGAGAATTTGATACTGCTATTCAAAATTTGAATCAGGCGCTGGAGTTTTACCCGGATACTGCCGAGATTGAATTCCGTTTGGCCGGACTTTATTTTAGTCATAATGAAGGTGAAAAAGCTTACTTCCACCTAAATAAAGGTTTAAAGTTAGATGCCGAGTATTATATAGTTATCGAAGAATTATTCCCTCAAATCTTTAACCGAAAAAGCGTAAAGCAAATTATAAATTCCTTTATAAATCTCTCTTAG
- a CDS encoding DUF368 domain-containing protein, which translates to MQQTRTFTDKVLLVLKGLAMGAANKVPGVSGGVVAFVAGFYEEFIYSLQKINYKAFILLINGRFRSLYHYTNGKFLSLLILGMLISYFSVSKLLDYLILHYELYVWASFFGMIIGSIYYISKDFDEWSKRSLVFVFLGIIAGVAISFLEPAKENDNLWFVFFCGMVGVSGMTLPGLSGSFILILFGNYVLLLVDSVNALYDTLADLVVLDFNFINNPDRIRLLEVILVFGAGSLAGLVTLSHFLGYVLKHYKKDTFAAIIGFITGSLGVVWPWKEKIFKLNQNGKIILDSQGNGVIDYYDRYFPTFSSAETWLAIFFIFVGILIVLGLAWYEKKNQKPATR; encoded by the coding sequence ATGCAACAAACTAGAACCTTTACAGATAAAGTGCTTTTAGTGCTTAAAGGTTTGGCTATGGGAGCAGCTAATAAAGTTCCCGGTGTGTCTGGTGGTGTAGTAGCTTTTGTTGCAGGTTTTTACGAGGAATTTATCTATTCTCTCCAAAAAATTAATTACAAGGCTTTTATATTGCTAATAAACGGGCGATTTAGAAGCTTGTATCATTATACCAATGGAAAGTTTCTGAGTTTGCTTATCCTGGGGATGCTTATTAGTTATTTTAGTGTTTCAAAATTACTCGATTATTTAATACTTCATTACGAACTCTACGTGTGGGCCTCTTTCTTCGGAATGATTATAGGCTCTATATATTATATCAGTAAAGATTTTGACGAATGGAGTAAACGCTCCCTGGTTTTCGTTTTCCTCGGAATAATTGCCGGGGTGGCCATTAGCTTCCTGGAGCCGGCAAAGGAAAACGATAATCTTTGGTTCGTATTTTTTTGCGGAATGGTAGGCGTTTCCGGAATGACCTTACCCGGACTCTCAGGTTCCTTCATACTTATCTTATTTGGAAATTATGTATTGCTTCTCGTAGATTCAGTAAATGCACTTTACGATACTCTTGCCGATTTGGTAGTGCTAGATTTTAATTTTATAAATAATCCCGATAGAATTAGATTATTAGAGGTGATATTGGTGTTTGGCGCTGGTTCCCTGGCCGGTTTGGTTACGCTTTCCCATTTTCTGGGTTATGTTTTAAAACACTATAAAAAAGATACTTTCGCCGCGATTATTGGTTTTATTACCGGCTCTCTTGGAGTGGTTTGGCCCTGGAAAGAAAAGATCTTTAAACTAAACCAGAACGGAAAAATAATTCTGGACAGCCAGGGCAATGGTGTAATAGATTATTACGACCGTTATTTCCCAACTTTTTCTTCTGCGGAAACCTGGCTGGCAATTTTCTTTATCTTTGTAGGTATACTCATTGTATTAGGACTCGCCTGGTACGAAAAGAAAAACCAAAAACCCGCAACGCGATGA
- the mazG gene encoding nucleoside triphosphate pyrophosphohydrolase: MNSREEQLKAFDRLLTIMDELREQCPWDRKQTMESLRHLTIEETYELGDAILDKDLEEVRKELGDLLLHLVFYAKIGSETNDFDIADVANGICDKLIDRHPHIYGDVEVADEEEVKRNWENLKLKEGKKSVLEGVPRSLPAVVKASRIQEKVAGVGFDWKKPEQVFEKLKEELGELQHEIETENKDKMEAEFGDVMFSMINYARFLGINPENALERTNKKFISRFQYLEAKAAEKNKALKDMTLAEMDVFWNEAKLL; encoded by the coding sequence ATGAACTCCAGAGAAGAGCAGCTAAAAGCATTTGATCGTTTACTCACTATTATGGATGAGCTTAGAGAGCAATGTCCCTGGGATAGAAAGCAAACGATGGAATCGCTGCGGCATCTTACTATTGAAGAAACTTACGAGCTCGGAGATGCGATTTTAGACAAGGATCTGGAGGAAGTGAGAAAAGAGTTAGGGGACCTTTTGCTTCACCTGGTTTTTTATGCTAAAATAGGTAGTGAAACCAATGATTTTGATATTGCTGATGTTGCCAATGGAATTTGCGATAAATTAATAGATCGTCACCCTCATATTTACGGAGACGTTGAGGTTGCCGATGAAGAAGAAGTAAAAAGAAATTGGGAAAATCTAAAATTAAAAGAGGGCAAGAAAAGCGTATTAGAAGGTGTGCCACGTTCTTTGCCGGCTGTTGTGAAGGCAAGTAGAATTCAGGAGAAAGTAGCGGGTGTTGGTTTTGACTGGAAAAAACCAGAACAGGTTTTTGAGAAACTGAAGGAAGAACTGGGAGAATTGCAGCACGAGATAGAGACAGAAAACAAAGATAAAATGGAAGCCGAATTTGGCGATGTGATGTTCTCCATGATCAATTATGCCCGTTTCCTTGGTATAAACCCTGAAAATGCTTTAGAACGTACTAACAAGAAATTTATATCTCGTTTTCAGTATTTGGAAGCTAAAGCAGCTGAGAAAAATAAAGCTTTAAAAGATATGACTTTGGCTGAAATGGATGTCTTTTGGAATGAAGCTAAGCTTTTGTAG
- a CDS encoding class I SAM-dependent methyltransferase — MNCILCEGTTKKFWESKNREFVECTNCGGIQLLPQFYISEKAEEARYLTHNNDVNDPGYQDFVKPITSRILKDFSPKHTGLDYGCGNGPVITAQLEKIGYTISLYDLYFYPNTEVLKTQYDFIICCEVMEHFSAPKREFSELASLLKPGGKLYCKTSLYSKEIDFDNWYYKNDVTHIFFYTVKSLEWIKTNLTFSALEIHPNTIIFSK; from the coding sequence ATGAACTGCATCCTTTGCGAAGGCACTACTAAAAAATTTTGGGAGAGTAAAAACAGGGAGTTTGTTGAATGCACCAATTGCGGTGGCATTCAACTTCTACCTCAATTTTATATTTCAGAAAAGGCAGAGGAAGCACGTTATCTTACCCATAATAACGATGTAAATGATCCAGGATACCAGGATTTCGTAAAGCCCATAACTTCAAGAATCTTAAAAGATTTCTCTCCAAAGCATACCGGTTTGGATTACGGTTGTGGTAACGGTCCCGTTATAACTGCTCAATTAGAAAAAATAGGATATACTATCTCGTTGTATGATCTTTACTTTTATCCCAATACAGAAGTATTAAAGACCCAATACGATTTTATAATTTGCTGCGAAGTAATGGAACATTTCTCTGCTCCAAAACGGGAATTTAGTGAATTAGCTTCCCTTTTAAAACCTGGCGGAAAACTCTACTGCAAAACCTCTCTCTATTCTAAAGAAATTGATTTTGATAACTGGTACTATAAAAATGATGTCACCCACATCTTTTTTTACACAGTAAAAAGCCTCGAATGGATAAAAACCAATCTTACTTTTTCAGCTTTGGAAATTCATCCAAATACAATTATTTTTAGCAAGTAG
- a CDS encoding shikimate dehydrogenase family protein produces the protein MKTFGLIGKNISYSFSRTYFTEKFKKENIDAKYYNFDLEEINQFRDVIKEMPDLGGLNVTIPYKQMIITFLDDLAPEAREIGAVNTIKIKGNRLIGYNTDYIGFSESIKPLLKSHHNKALILGTGGASKAIAYALKKLDIEYKFVSRSSGKGKLGYDDLSEEVIKDHNIIINTTPVGTFPDVEEYPEFPVEYLTKNHLVYDLIYNPEITQLLALAKKQGATVKNGLKMLELQAESAWNIWNK, from the coding sequence ATGAAAACTTTTGGCTTAATTGGAAAAAACATCAGCTACTCATTTTCCCGAACTTATTTTACCGAAAAATTTAAGAAAGAGAATATTGACGCTAAATACTATAATTTCGACCTGGAAGAAATCAATCAATTTCGGGATGTAATTAAAGAAATGCCAGATCTTGGCGGCCTAAACGTTACCATTCCTTACAAGCAGATGATCATTACATTTTTAGACGATTTAGCTCCTGAGGCCAGAGAAATTGGCGCGGTAAATACTATTAAGATAAAAGGCAATCGGCTTATTGGTTACAATACAGATTATATCGGGTTTTCAGAATCTATAAAACCCCTGCTTAAATCTCACCATAACAAAGCACTTATTCTGGGGACCGGCGGAGCTTCGAAAGCTATAGCCTACGCCTTAAAAAAACTGGATATTGAATATAAATTTGTCTCAAGATCTTCAGGAAAAGGCAAATTAGGGTACGATGATCTTTCCGAAGAAGTTATAAAAGATCACAATATTATCATCAATACTACACCTGTAGGGACCTTTCCAGACGTAGAAGAATATCCGGAATTCCCAGTCGAATATCTTACCAAAAATCATCTGGTTTACGACCTTATCTACAATCCGGAAATCACCCAATTATTAGCATTGGCAAAAAAACAGGGAGCCACGGTTAAAAATGGTTTAAAAATGCTGGAATTACAGGCCGAAAGCGCCTGGAACATTTGGAATAAATAG
- a CDS encoding aspartate aminotransferase family protein — MNKDFLTYQAQTTPHPLGLEVASAKGSYIFTTDGKKHLDFVAGVSACSLGHCHPKVVNAIKEQAEKYLHVMVYGEYAQQPAVELTKLLAEHFPKPLEKTYLTNSGTEAIEGALKLARRYTGRAEIIATHQAYHGNTMGSLSLMDYEERQKPFRPLLGGISFIQFNEEKDLEKITEKTAAVILESIQGGAGFIIPKNNYLKKVKQRCEEVDALLILDEIQPGFGRTGTLFGFENFDMVPDIVALGKGMGGGMPIGAFSASAKMMDSLSDNPKMGHITTFGGNPVIAASALATLKEITGSDLMTESLEKEKLFRKLLVHPLISEVRGMGLMLAIITTSEEIANQLVLKSKEENLILFWLLFEKKAVRITPPLTISEEEIKEGCGIIIAVLDEIMKQVKTVN; from the coding sequence ATGAATAAAGATTTCCTTACCTACCAGGCGCAAACCACTCCGCATCCTTTAGGTTTGGAAGTAGCCTCAGCCAAAGGTTCTTATATTTTCACCACCGATGGAAAAAAGCACCTGGATTTTGTAGCGGGTGTTTCGGCCTGCAGTTTAGGCCATTGCCACCCTAAGGTTGTAAACGCCATTAAAGAACAGGCCGAAAAGTACCTGCATGTAATGGTTTACGGCGAATATGCCCAGCAACCGGCCGTTGAGCTAACTAAATTGCTAGCAGAACATTTTCCAAAGCCACTGGAAAAAACTTACCTCACCAATTCTGGTACAGAGGCCATAGAAGGCGCTTTAAAACTCGCCCGGCGCTATACCGGTAGAGCTGAGATTATAGCGACTCACCAGGCTTACCACGGTAATACCATGGGCTCACTTAGTTTAATGGATTATGAAGAACGTCAAAAACCTTTTAGACCTCTCTTAGGCGGAATTTCTTTTATTCAGTTTAACGAAGAGAAAGATCTGGAAAAAATTACTGAAAAAACCGCAGCTGTAATCCTGGAAAGTATCCAGGGAGGTGCGGGATTTATTATTCCGAAGAATAATTATTTAAAAAAGGTCAAACAACGTTGCGAGGAAGTTGACGCATTATTAATTCTGGATGAAATTCAACCCGGTTTTGGGAGAACAGGAACACTGTTTGGATTTGAGAATTTTGACATGGTTCCAGATATCGTTGCTTTAGGAAAAGGAATGGGCGGCGGAATGCCTATTGGTGCTTTTTCGGCCTCAGCTAAAATGATGGATAGCCTTTCAGACAACCCAAAAATGGGACATATTACTACGTTTGGGGGAAATCCTGTAATTGCCGCTTCAGCTCTGGCTACATTAAAAGAAATTACCGGTTCAGACTTAATGACAGAAAGTCTTGAGAAAGAAAAGCTATTCAGAAAATTGCTGGTGCATCCGCTAATTTCAGAAGTTAGAGGAATGGGCTTAATGCTTGCTATTATTACCACTTCCGAAGAAATAGCGAATCAATTAGTTTTAAAAAGTAAGGAAGAAAACCTCATTCTCTTTTGGTTATTATTCGAGAAAAAAGCCGTGCGAATTACTCCTCCCCTCACCATTTCAGAAGAAGAAATAAAAGAAGGCTGTGGCATCATTATTGCCGTATTGGATGAAATAATGAAGCAGGTTAAAACTGTTAATTAG
- a CDS encoding DUF349 domain-containing protein has translation MSQQENDKSKEEFSNEATNNSEKAKNEKKLTEENQDENVEEKSFSEKSEAEETSTEKETVIEPAETASEIKTDDDKLEDAMIAEAGDKKNTSEENKASSEEDDENDAILEESRKKTRPEEEKVQAETGAKAEDTSHEDDEDEDETSEEEGRTSKHHQEHIDDSVAEDSEDESKAERHDIPKKDYHAMSKEQLVDEFESLLKKEKVQAIKEHVIEIRAEFNAKFNEEEEEKKEEFLADGGNIIDFHYSTPIKKRFNSLYFDYREKRNNYYKQLKQDLNKNLDKRLEIIAELKGLIDVEENINTTYKHFKELQDRWRVAGPIPREKYNDVWNTYHHHVENFYDFLHLNREFRDLDFKHNLDQKLKVIDRAEELAQEADVNRAFRELQMLHKMWKEELGPVAKEFREDIWDRFSSATKQIHDKRQEYFNTLDERYEENWKAKQVIIEKIRVIADEDYKSHNKWQQKIKEIEALREAFFNAGKVPRSKNEETWTDFKQTVRRFNRNKNAFYKNLKKQQYDNLEKKKELIQIAEDNKDSDDFKTVTPLMKKIQADWKKVGHVPRKDSDKVWKQFKAACNHYFERLHETRKDENKEEFEAFDKKKELLEQVKSFELSGDKKEDLPKIKQFIEDWKNLGRVPYNKRFIEGKFNKALDQLFNKLDVDHTKAEMLKYENKVQAINDADDDKKLRNEHYFLTKKIEETRAEIRQLENNLQFFSNVDEDNPLVQDVHKNIADHKEQLEVWKEKLRKIKSLY, from the coding sequence ATGTCTCAGCAAGAAAATGATAAAAGCAAAGAAGAGTTTTCTAACGAAGCTACTAATAATTCTGAAAAAGCTAAGAATGAAAAGAAGCTTACCGAAGAAAACCAGGATGAAAATGTAGAAGAAAAATCATTTTCTGAAAAGTCTGAAGCCGAAGAAACCTCAACAGAGAAAGAAACGGTTATAGAACCTGCCGAAACTGCTTCTGAAATTAAAACTGATGATGATAAACTGGAAGATGCTATGATCGCTGAGGCCGGTGACAAGAAGAACACTTCAGAAGAAAATAAAGCAAGCAGCGAGGAAGACGATGAGAACGACGCTATTCTTGAAGAAAGCAGAAAAAAAACCCGTCCGGAAGAAGAAAAGGTTCAGGCAGAAACAGGAGCTAAAGCTGAAGATACATCTCATGAAGATGATGAGGACGAAGATGAAACTTCTGAAGAAGAAGGACGCACATCAAAACACCACCAGGAGCATATAGACGATTCAGTTGCTGAAGACAGTGAAGATGAGTCAAAAGCTGAGCGCCACGATATTCCGAAGAAAGATTATCACGCTATGAGTAAAGAGCAACTCGTAGATGAGTTTGAATCTTTGCTAAAAAAGGAAAAAGTACAGGCTATTAAAGAGCACGTGATTGAAATTCGTGCTGAATTTAATGCCAAGTTTAATGAAGAGGAAGAGGAGAAAAAAGAGGAATTCCTTGCCGATGGCGGGAATATTATAGACTTCCACTACTCCACTCCGATTAAAAAACGTTTTAATTCCCTTTATTTCGATTATCGGGAAAAACGCAATAATTATTACAAGCAACTTAAACAAGACCTTAATAAAAACCTGGATAAACGCTTGGAAATAATTGCAGAATTAAAAGGTCTTATTGATGTTGAAGAAAATATAAACACCACTTACAAGCACTTTAAGGAACTTCAGGATCGCTGGCGCGTTGCAGGGCCTATTCCGCGAGAAAAATACAACGATGTTTGGAATACCTATCACCATCATGTAGAGAACTTCTATGATTTTCTGCATTTAAATCGTGAGTTCCGGGATTTGGATTTTAAACATAATCTTGATCAAAAATTAAAAGTAATTGACCGTGCTGAAGAATTGGCACAGGAAGCCGATGTAAACCGTGCATTTAGGGAATTACAAATGCTTCACAAAATGTGGAAAGAAGAGCTTGGGCCGGTTGCCAAAGAGTTTCGTGAAGATATTTGGGATCGTTTTAGCAGCGCCACCAAACAAATTCACGATAAACGCCAGGAGTATTTCAATACGTTAGATGAACGCTACGAAGAGAACTGGAAAGCCAAGCAAGTTATTATTGAGAAGATAAGAGTAATTGCCGACGAAGATTATAAAAGCCACAATAAATGGCAACAGAAGATTAAAGAGATAGAAGCGCTTCGGGAAGCATTCTTTAATGCGGGGAAAGTTCCGCGTAGTAAAAATGAAGAAACCTGGACAGATTTCAAACAAACCGTTCGCCGATTTAACCGAAATAAAAACGCATTCTATAAAAATCTAAAAAAACAACAATACGATAACCTCGAAAAGAAAAAAGAGCTTATTCAAATTGCCGAAGACAATAAAGATAGTGACGATTTTAAAACGGTCACACCTTTAATGAAAAAGATCCAGGCAGACTGGAAGAAGGTTGGCCACGTACCTAGAAAAGATAGCGACAAGGTTTGGAAACAATTTAAAGCGGCCTGTAACCATTATTTTGAACGCCTCCACGAAACACGTAAAGACGAGAATAAAGAAGAATTCGAAGCTTTTGATAAGAAGAAGGAATTATTGGAGCAGGTAAAATCTTTTGAACTTAGCGGTGATAAAAAAGAAGATCTACCTAAAATAAAACAATTTATTGAAGACTGGAAAAATTTAGGCCGTGTACCTTATAACAAGCGTTTTATTGAAGGGAAATTCAATAAAGCTTTAGATCAGCTTTTCAATAAACTGGACGTAGATCATACCAAAGCTGAAATGCTTAAATATGAGAACAAAGTACAGGCTATAAACGATGCAGATGATGATAAAAAGCTTCGCAACGAGCATTATTTCTTAACCAAAAAAATAGAAGAAACCAGAGCTGAAATTAGACAGTTGGAAAATAATCTGCAATTCTTCTCAAATGTAGACGAAGACAATCCTTTGGTACAGGACGTACACAAAAATATAGCTGACCACAAAGAGCAGCTTGAAGTCTGGAAAGAAAAATTACGTAAAATCAAGTCGCTTTATTAA
- a CDS encoding DUF368 domain-containing protein, translating to MQKSFKDHLSVTLKGMAMGAADVVPGVSGGTIAFISGIYEELISTISGVNFSLITTWKEQGFKAMWQQLNGPFILALFTGILISVFSLMRIANYLLENHPILIWSFFFGLVLASIWFVGKQIPRWNVKIFLALLIGAAVAFYIVSLPPMAANDSYLYIFFSGAIAICAMILPGISGAFILVLLGAYKRITEAAHDFDFQTLGVFGIGAIIGLLSFSKILKWLFVHYSNLTLAVLTGFIAGSLNKIWPWKHVLQTEMYGDKEVVLKEASVLPWNFNGEPQTVYAIVLMLAGFFLILGLEIFASKSSQNANATN from the coding sequence ATGCAGAAAAGCTTTAAAGACCATCTTTCAGTAACCTTAAAAGGTATGGCGATGGGCGCGGCAGATGTGGTTCCTGGAGTTTCAGGAGGCACGATCGCTTTTATTTCAGGAATTTACGAAGAACTGATCTCTACCATTAGCGGGGTTAATTTTTCACTAATCACTACCTGGAAAGAGCAAGGCTTTAAAGCCATGTGGCAGCAGCTTAACGGGCCTTTTATTTTAGCACTTTTTACCGGCATCCTCATCAGCGTGTTCTCACTGATGCGAATCGCAAATTATTTATTGGAAAATCATCCAATATTAATATGGTCCTTTTTCTTTGGCCTTGTGCTTGCCAGCATCTGGTTTGTAGGTAAACAAATTCCCAGGTGGAATGTAAAGATCTTTCTCGCCCTTTTAATAGGAGCTGCCGTAGCTTTCTACATCGTTTCCCTACCTCCAATGGCAGCAAATGACAGCTATTTATACATCTTTTTTTCTGGAGCTATTGCTATTTGCGCTATGATCTTACCCGGAATCTCGGGTGCGTTTATCTTAGTACTACTTGGAGCTTATAAAAGAATTACAGAAGCCGCTCACGATTTCGATTTTCAAACATTGGGAGTATTTGGCATTGGAGCCATAATTGGCTTACTTAGCTTTTCTAAAATTTTAAAATGGCTGTTTGTACATTACAGCAATCTAACCCTGGCTGTCTTAACCGGTTTTATAGCAGGATCGCTAAACAAGATCTGGCCCTGGAAACACGTATTGCAAACAGAAATGTACGGAGATAAGGAAGTTGTGCTAAAAGAAGCCTCGGTTTTACCCTGGAATTTTAATGGTGAACCACAAACGGTATATGCTATCGTTTTAATGCTGGCAGGATTTTTCTTAATTCTAGGCCTGGAAATTTTCGCCTCAAAAAGCTCACAAAACGCCAATGCAACAAACTAG